The Pyramidobacter porci genome includes a region encoding these proteins:
- a CDS encoding 3-oxoacyl-ACP synthase III family protein has translation MNRGMSIRGISWCLPERFETNEDLVREFGTWTPEKIYKKTGIVRRHIADTDKPVSHYLALAGEKFFAEHPAVSRDSIDMLVVCCEARDYIAPATACVVHHKLGLRKSCGAVDYELGCSGYVYGLSVAKGYIAAGIADRVLLLTGDEVTRYVNKQDKAIRTIFGDGHTATLLEVSERDRVTGFDLGTDGSGLRDIIIEAGETALPCSESTAAERVNRFGNVHSQENLFMDGRKVLEFSLREVPGSVQRCLERAGVRKEALDLVVFHQASRLLLEQVRDEMRFPEDKFVISLEDKGNTVSSTIPIALGECAEQGRLKAGMKVLLSGFGVGLSWGTVLVEWGADDGAE, from the coding sequence ATGAACAGAGGAATGTCAATCAGAGGAATTTCCTGGTGCCTGCCGGAACGCTTCGAGACCAACGAGGATCTGGTCAGGGAATTCGGCACGTGGACGCCCGAAAAAATTTATAAGAAAACCGGCATCGTCAGGCGCCATATTGCCGACACCGACAAGCCGGTGTCCCATTATCTGGCCTTGGCGGGCGAGAAATTCTTTGCCGAACATCCGGCGGTTTCCCGCGACAGCATCGACATGCTGGTTGTCTGCTGCGAGGCCCGCGATTACATTGCGCCCGCCACTGCATGCGTGGTCCATCACAAACTTGGGCTGCGGAAAAGCTGCGGCGCCGTGGACTACGAACTGGGCTGCTCCGGTTACGTGTACGGCCTCTCCGTCGCCAAGGGCTATATCGCTGCCGGAATTGCCGACCGCGTGCTGCTGCTCACAGGCGACGAAGTGACGCGCTATGTCAACAAGCAGGACAAGGCGATCCGCACCATTTTCGGCGACGGCCACACGGCGACGCTCCTGGAAGTCAGCGAGCGCGACCGCGTCACCGGCTTCGACCTCGGGACCGATGGCTCGGGGCTTCGTGATATCATCATCGAAGCGGGGGAGACGGCGCTGCCCTGTTCGGAAAGCACGGCTGCAGAGCGAGTGAACCGTTTCGGCAACGTGCACAGCCAGGAGAATTTGTTCATGGACGGCCGCAAGGTACTCGAGTTTTCCTTGAGAGAAGTCCCCGGTTCGGTGCAGCGCTGCCTGGAACGCGCCGGTGTCAGAAAAGAGGCTCTTGACCTGGTCGTTTTTCATCAGGCGTCACGGCTTCTGCTGGAGCAAGTGCGAGATGAAATGCGATTCCCCGAGGACAAGTTCGTGATCAGCCTTGAAGACAAAGGCAACACGGTCTCTTCGACGATCCCGATCGCGCTGGGGGAATGCGCGGAACAGGGGCGGCTGAAAGCGGGCATGAAGGTCCTGTTGTCCGGCTTCGGCGTTGGCCTGTCGTGGGGAACGGTGCTGGTGGAGTGGGGGGCGGACGACGGCGCAGAATAG